In Dehalococcoidia bacterium, a genomic segment contains:
- a CDS encoding NAD(P)-dependent oxidoreductase encodes MTDRARVLVTGAAGQIGGIIRSKLAYRCDLVGLDIVDCGWPESHVADLGDIDSITPAFEGVDVVVHMGADPSPQATWESTLSNNIVGTRNVYEAARLAGARRVILASTNHAVGFYPLKDDPYKAIYDGRLAEVRRPFRMLDDRDLRPDSLYGVSKAFGESLGSYYHDQYELSIICLRIGWVMTPDDPTFHPAALSLWLSHRDAAQLIQKAIDAPPSVGFAIVYGMSRNDLRIWDIEAGERIIGFSPEDGSGEEWTPVEGARGFMG; translated from the coding sequence ATGACGGACAGGGCGCGAGTTTTGGTGACTGGCGCCGCCGGACAGATCGGCGGCATCATCCGCAGCAAGTTGGCATACAGGTGTGACCTGGTTGGTCTTGACATCGTCGACTGCGGATGGCCCGAGTCGCACGTCGCCGACCTTGGCGACATCGACTCGATCACCCCGGCATTTGAGGGCGTGGACGTCGTCGTACACATGGGCGCAGACCCAAGCCCGCAGGCCACCTGGGAGTCGACACTTAGCAACAACATAGTTGGAACCCGCAACGTGTACGAGGCTGCCAGGCTGGCAGGAGCGAGGAGGGTGATACTCGCCAGCACCAACCACGCAGTGGGGTTCTACCCGCTCAAGGACGACCCATACAAAGCGATATATGACGGTCGGCTGGCAGAGGTCAGACGGCCTTTCAGGATGCTGGACGACAGGGACCTCCGTCCCGACAGCCTGTACGGAGTTAGCAAGGCGTTCGGGGAGTCCCTGGGCAGCTACTATCACGACCAGTACGAACTATCCATCATCTGCCTCCGAATCGGCTGGGTAATGACACCGGACGACCCGACCTTCCATCCGGCCGCCCTCTCCCTGTGGCTCAGCCACCGCGATGCGGCGCAGCTCATCCAGAAGGCCATCGACGCTCCACCTTCGGTCGGTTTCGCAATCGTCTATGGAATGTCCAGGAACGACCTTCGGATCTGGGACATCGAGGCCGGTGAGAGGATCATCGGTTTCTCCCCTGAGGACGGTTCGGGTGAGGAGTGGACTCCTGTCGAAGGCGCCCGGGGATTCATGGGGTAG